In the genome of Scylla paramamosain isolate STU-SP2022 chromosome 49, ASM3559412v1, whole genome shotgun sequence, one region contains:
- the LOC135095589 gene encoding uncharacterized protein LOC135095589 isoform X1: MDDNVEDCPVCFITFDDTLRRPRTLPCGHTLCSPCIDGLKQQDAVTCPTCRASHAVPGAGHFPISYITEDFIRGLRGRASLPAEPGKQAAPPVRRPAPKATTGLSKRAQSLLQEQEATVLAAIRSCQEEQSQLAEYLTTLGGWSSRQQRLQDELWALVDQSKSALEAVRREESRVEGRQEEVWQKEQQLHAALQSLRTAATRQEAYEVIEDTDHLMEKDSQRTGECLGVFPDVHAVTIVTRVACASRAALQAATTAAAATQAALEAAGTAAATSGDSSFPAAWAAASSIADRLQALLEPPLTAEDLHSLTQRARGLVEAGLVFAVQDVKGQTRHARISLEDGRLHLLSLQAQVPPPGAATLQMGEVVPAAPPCKVFLDMAWPGSAARRVLVSLPVDTPVGRQFMLLCSGQRGACYANTRLLKVVDKGRPGECVQGGDYQTGDGRGGAALLPHLDQGEYWQSGKAGAVVWWENGDPARGAQFRITTRDVQRGSVWPGVFGQVVRGLEVVQEAARHRPITEVTVVQCGVVLSR, encoded by the exons ATG GATGACAATGTTGAGGACTGTCCAGTGTGCTTCATCACCTTTGATGACACCCTCAGGCGACCACGCACTCTGCCATGTGGCCATACACTATGCTCGCCGTGCATTGACGGACTGAAGCAACAGGATGCCGTCACGTGCCCCACCTGCCGGGCAAGTCACGCCGTGCCCGGGGCGGGCCATTTCCCCATCTCCTATATTACGGAGGACTTTATCAGGGGACTGAGAGGACGGGCCTCTCTGCCAGCCGAGCCAGGGAAGCAGGCAGCTCCACCAGTGAGACGGCCTGCACCAAAGGCGACAACGGGACTCAGCAAGAGGGCACAGTCCCTACTGCAGGAGCAAGAGGCGACGGTCCTGGCTGCTATCCGCTCCTGCCAGGAGGAGCAGAGCCAACTGGCAGAGTACCTGACGACCCTCGGTGGCTGGAGCAGTCGCCAGCAGCGGTTGCAAGACGAGCTGTGGGCGCTGGTGGACCAGAGCAAGAGTGCCCTGGAGGCGGTGCGCCGCGAGGAGTCCCGGGTAGagggcaggcaggaggaggtgtggcagaaggagcagcagctgcACGCCGCGCTGCAGTCGCTGCGCACGGCCGCAACACGGCAGGAAGCTTACGAGGTCATTGAGGACACAGACCATCTGATGGAGAAGGATAGTCAGAGGACAGGGGAGTGCCTGGGAGTGTTTCCCGACGTCCACGCCGTCACCATCGTCACCAGG GTGGCATGTGCATCGCGTGCAGCCCTGCAGgccgccaccactgccgccgctgcCACACAGGCAGCCCTGGAGGCAGCGGGCACTGCTGCTGCAACCTCGGGGGACTCCAGCTTCCCGGCAGCCTGGGCCGCGGCCTCCTCCATCGCGGACAGGCTGCAGGCCCTGCTGGAGCCGCCCCTGACG GCTGAGGACCTGCACAGCCTGACACAGCGTGCCAGGGGCCTGGTGGAGGCTGGCCTTGTCTTCGCCGTCCAAGACGTGAAGGGACAGACTCGGCACGCAAGGATCAGCCTTGAAGACGGCCGCCTgcacctcctctccctgcagGCCCAGGTCCCGCCCCCAGGCGCCGCCACCCTGCAG ATGGGGGAGGTGGTGCCGGCCGCTCCCCCCTGCAAGGTGTTCCTGGACATGGCGTGGCCCGGCAGCGCGGCGCGGCGGGTGTTAGTGAGTCTACCCGTGGACACCCCCGTGGGCCGGCAGTTCATGCTGCTGTGCTCGGGCCAGCGGGGCGCCTGCTACGCCAACACCAGGCTGCTTAAGGTGGTGGATAAGGGACGGCCGGGGGAGTGTGTGCAGGGAGGAGACTACCAGacaggtgatgggaggggaggagccgCCCTGCTGCCACACCTTGACCAGGGTGAGTACTGGCAGTCAGGCAAGGCGGgggctgtggtgtggtgggagaATGGTGACCCTGCCCGGGGTGCTCAGTTCAGAATCACCACCCGGGACGTGCAGCGTGGTAGTGTTTGGCCTGGTGTCTTTGGCCAGGTGGTGCGGGGCCTGGAGGTGGTGCAGGAGGCAGCCCGGCACCGCCCCATTACTGAGGTgactgtggtgcagtgtggcgtGGTGCTGTCACGGTAg
- the LOC135095589 gene encoding uncharacterized protein LOC135095589 isoform X2, with the protein MDDNVEDCPVCFITFDDTLRRPRTLPCGHTLCSPCIDGLKQQDAVTCPTCRASHAVPGAGHFPISYITEDFIRGLRGRASLPAEPGKQAAPPVRRPAPKATTGLSKRAQSLLQEQEATVLAAIRSCQEEQSQLAEYLTTLGGWSSRQQRLQDELWALVDQSKSALEAVRREESRVEGRQEEVWQKEQQLHAALQSLRTAATRQEAYEVIEDTDHLMEKDSQRTGECLGVFPDVHAVTIVTRVACASRAALQAATTAAAATQAALEAAGTAAATSGDSSFPAAWAAASSIADRLQALLEPPLTAEDLHSLTQRARGLVEAGLVFAVQDVKGQTRHARISLEDGRLHLLSLQAQVPPPGAATLQVGQGVALHPGATTAWLEGRGLPITTLAHPFSALPSLTWSTTPRPSASHCSSIPRSFLLHALTLPTLLVLPLCQPLSLPPSLPPCSHTLPTLPALPLRQAVFLPPPWRWGLSQQHREGCTTVLPPPHWCPWRCGRWLLSSSSQCQYSSRGNHHLKHHQ; encoded by the exons ATG GATGACAATGTTGAGGACTGTCCAGTGTGCTTCATCACCTTTGATGACACCCTCAGGCGACCACGCACTCTGCCATGTGGCCATACACTATGCTCGCCGTGCATTGACGGACTGAAGCAACAGGATGCCGTCACGTGCCCCACCTGCCGGGCAAGTCACGCCGTGCCCGGGGCGGGCCATTTCCCCATCTCCTATATTACGGAGGACTTTATCAGGGGACTGAGAGGACGGGCCTCTCTGCCAGCCGAGCCAGGGAAGCAGGCAGCTCCACCAGTGAGACGGCCTGCACCAAAGGCGACAACGGGACTCAGCAAGAGGGCACAGTCCCTACTGCAGGAGCAAGAGGCGACGGTCCTGGCTGCTATCCGCTCCTGCCAGGAGGAGCAGAGCCAACTGGCAGAGTACCTGACGACCCTCGGTGGCTGGAGCAGTCGCCAGCAGCGGTTGCAAGACGAGCTGTGGGCGCTGGTGGACCAGAGCAAGAGTGCCCTGGAGGCGGTGCGCCGCGAGGAGTCCCGGGTAGagggcaggcaggaggaggtgtggcagaaggagcagcagctgcACGCCGCGCTGCAGTCGCTGCGCACGGCCGCAACACGGCAGGAAGCTTACGAGGTCATTGAGGACACAGACCATCTGATGGAGAAGGATAGTCAGAGGACAGGGGAGTGCCTGGGAGTGTTTCCCGACGTCCACGCCGTCACCATCGTCACCAGG GTGGCATGTGCATCGCGTGCAGCCCTGCAGgccgccaccactgccgccgctgcCACACAGGCAGCCCTGGAGGCAGCGGGCACTGCTGCTGCAACCTCGGGGGACTCCAGCTTCCCGGCAGCCTGGGCCGCGGCCTCCTCCATCGCGGACAGGCTGCAGGCCCTGCTGGAGCCGCCCCTGACG GCTGAGGACCTGCACAGCCTGACACAGCGTGCCAGGGGCCTGGTGGAGGCTGGCCTTGTCTTCGCCGTCCAAGACGTGAAGGGACAGACTCGGCACGCAAGGATCAGCCTTGAAGACGGCCGCCTgcacctcctctccctgcagGCCCAGGTCCCGCCCCCAGGCGCCGCCACCCTGCAGGTGGGTCAGGGCGTCGCGCTCCACCCCGGTGCCACCACTGCGtggctggagggaaggggactGCCCATCACAACACTCGCGCACCCGTTCTCAGccttaccctccctcacctggtccACCACACCCCGCCCCTCCGCCAGCCACTGTTCCTCCATCCCTCGCTCTTTCCTCCTGCacgccctcaccctccccacacTCCTCGTCCTGCCCCTCTGCCagccactgtccctccctccctccctccctccctgcagccacactctccccacactccccgccctgcccctccgccaggcagtgttcctccctcctccctggcgGTGGGGGCTGTCACAGCAGCACCGTGAGGGCTGCACCactgtcctccctccccctcactggtGCCCCTGGCGGTGTGGCAGGTGGCTCTTGTCATCCTCCTCACAGTGCCAGTACTCATCACGAGGGAATCATCATCTCAAACACCACCAATAA